Genomic segment of Arachis stenosperma cultivar V10309 chromosome 4, arast.V10309.gnm1.PFL2, whole genome shotgun sequence:
TCTCAAGCCAACACAgtctcttcctcttctccttATTTTCTTCAATGGCGCCAGTTTGAGAGGGATTTTCGCTGCCATTCTCTCTCAACGAAATCAAGCATATTGTGATTATCTCGTCTTTATCGCACACATAGTGTTCTGACGGGAAGCACTTTGATTGTTAGAGGTAACCAAAATAGAAAGGATAAATAAAATAGCTACCATCTACTCCTCTATTTTTGTTGATCATGACTTTTTATACATTGTTAAGTTGTTATATATTCATTCGCTCATCGTTTTGTTATATGGTTTTTCTGAAAATTTTTGTTAGGATTTTCTCCGTATGTTGttgttgcattttttttttgttattgttttttGCTGTAATGATGGTAGCTATGGTTGTAATGTGCTGAAAATAGAAGAATGTAGGTTGTATACGTATGCAATTTATGTGTGTTCATGGAGGGTTAGGGACTGAGGTTATTGTGCTTTCCTGGTTGATGGCAATTTTGATGatcatttgttatttttttcagATGGGTCTCATAACTATTGTGTGTCACCATGGGGGATTCTTTGTGAGGAGTGAAGACAGTGTCGTGTCATACACCAGGGACCATATTTCAGAGATTCCGAAGCATGACCCTGATAGGCTAGATGTCTTTTTCATCAGAAATTACTACAAAGAACTTGGGTATGATAAGGCGGAACACTGTTGGTGGCTGGTTCCAAACAGACCCTTAGAGACTGGCCTAAGGGAACTTAATTCTGATGCTGAGCTCCTGGAGATGTGCTTCCTTGTTGaaagcaaccatggagaggtGCATGTGTACTGTGAACATGGGGTATCTATTCCAACGTACTTGGAAGAACCACCATTCAGAAAGGACAAGGAGGAAGTGGTGGTTGAAGTCCCTACCCAACCAGTTTTACTGAGAACAGGACCAAGCTCCAGGGCCATTCCTTCAGACCCAGTTCCAACCCCATGTATCAACCATCCGAGTACTACTGAACCCACCCAGGTGGCAACCTCTACGAAAACAACCCCTGCCCCACCCAACCAAGACATGAACCATACTAAAGTACCAACTGCAACCACCAAATTAACCCCAACCCCCAAAACCACCATTCTGACCCCAATTTCTATGGCTGCTACCCTGCCCCACCCAACCAAGACATGGGTCATACTCAAGAACCAGCTGCAACCACAAAATCAACACCAATTCCCAAAAGTACTCCAACACTGGTGCCTAAGCCAAAACAGGGTAATATTTTCCAACCGAAAGTGCTCTCAAAGAATGGGACAAAAAAGAACGGTGCTGCTTTGAAAAAAACTGGAAAGAAAGGCGAACCAAGAACAACACTTAATAGGAGATATATAACCAGGGGTCTAGCCAAAGGTCATGTGGCGAGGCAAACAACTAAGGGTAAGGAAAAGCAAGCTGATACGGTTGTGTTATCAGAATCAGACTCTTCGGACAGTTATGAAAGTGAGGAGGATATTGCTTACAAGCCTGGAGCTGAGGAAAGTTCGAGTGATGAAGAGGTCACCAATACAATACTGCAAGGTAAAAGGAAAGAGGTAAACAGGAAGCATCCTAAAAAAGTTAAACTCAGCAAATTGTGGAAGGAGATACTAGAACCTGATGATGGATTAGTACCTGAGGATGATTCCGGTGATGAGTTCTTTTTTGGACAACCGGAAAACCATAGTCCTGATATTAGGGGTTATGATGCTCATGATGAATATCATGATGAGTCAGATGGGGCAGATTCTTGGCATTCCGAAGAAATGAAGACACCCCCCAACTCAGAGGATGAATTTGCTGAAGTTCAGGATGACGACGCATTTTCTGTTTTCAGAGAAGGAACAAGGTTCGGGGAACTCCGATTAGAGGTAGGGATGAAATTCAACACGAAGATGGATTTTAAGGAGGCTGTGAGGGAGTATTGCATTCATGAAGGTAGGAGAGTTAGATTcaagaaaaatgataaaatacGATGCAGGGCTTTATGTAAGGTTGAGGACTGTCCATGGGTTATCTATGCCTCTAAGGATAGTGAGAGTGTTTGCTGGCAAGTTAAAACCTTCAATGATGATCATACCTGCCCAAGGGAGACAAAAAATAGATTAGCTAATAGAGGGTGATTAGCTAGCAAGTTGGTCAAGAAGCTTAGGAAATTTTTGAATCTGAAGCACTTTGAAGCTTTAACATACTTTAAAAGTAAATGTGACTTGGAGTTGAACAAATCTTCGCTGACAAGAGCACTCGGAGATGCAAGACAAATTGTGTATAGTGATGCTGCTGCACAATATGGGATGGTGAGAGATTATGGTGAGACTCTCCTGAAGTGCAACCCTGGTTCTACTGTGCGCATCACAACAATTCCTCATCCCAACCAATCAGAAGAGCCCACTTTTGACAAGATGTACATTTGTCTCGATGGATGCATGAAGGGCTTTAAGGCGGGATGCAGACCTCTAATAGAGCTTGATGGAGCATTATTGAAAACCAGATTTGGTGGACAAATATTGGCAGCCATTGCACAAGACGTCAATAATCACATTTATGTTATTGCATATGTCATTGTACCAGTGGAGAACACAGATAATTGGAGGTGGTTCCTTGAGCTGATGCATGATGATCTAGGGAGCTACACCCAAAATGGATACTGTTTCATTTCGGACATGCAAAAGGTAACGACGAATTTGTTACACACTAGTTATTGTAATTTAGAAATGGTTGAACTATTTAGGTTGATGTATTTTTTGTTGTCATATTTTGCTTTCATGATTCTGTTTCAATATGCACTGGTTTTTTTCAGACATTGTTGCTGTCATGTTTTGCTTTCATGATTCTGTTTCAATATGCCTGTATTAATAGAATGGAATATGAGTAGAACTTACTATCTCATCGGGACGAGTTTACTGTCACTTATGTATGTGTATGGACTAATTTTATAACACTTATGTATATGTTGGGACTAAGTTTATGTCACTTATATAAGTTGAGGGACCAGGTTGGGTCCCGATATTGTAAGTTAATAATTTTTGTGGTTTTCTGCAGGGACTAATCACAGCTGTCCAGGAGGTCTTCCCTGATGTCCACCACAGATTTTGTGTATGGCACTTATGGAGAAACTTCAATAAGTAGTGGAAAGACAACGAACTCAGAGGATTACTGTGGGAGTGTGCAAGATCTACCACTCAAGAGGGATTCGTTGAGGGGATGATGAAAATTCAGAGAGCTAAGAAGGAAGCCTAAGAGTACCTTACCAAATGGCGAAGAGATGCATGGAGTCGGGCCTTCTTCCCTACCCAACAAAAATGTGACAACATCTGTAACAATGCTTGCGAAGTATTCAATGCAAGAATCAAGGAAGCAAGGGCTAAACCAATTATCACACTACTCGAGGAAGTTAGAATGTATATCATGAGGACGATAGCccgaaataaaatgaaattcaagAACCATGTTGGGCTACTACCTCCTATTTAATGTAGCCGATTGGAAAAGATCAGGAATGCTTCAAAGCATTGGGTGCCAATATGGTCCAGAATTCGAGGTACATGGGTGGCCAACAAACATGGTAGTGGACTTGGGAAAGGGAATATGCACCTGTGGACTTTGGCAATTAAGTGGTATTACTTTAATTGTCACTACCCTTCCAATAATTATTCTGATATTATAAttgttttttcttaatttattgtGGATTGCATACTGGAATTGGAATTGGTTACTTAGTAACTTTGATGCATTTTATTGATTTGAAACAGGGATGCCCTGTGTCCATGCTTGTGCTGCAATGGCTAGGGCAGGCAGGCAGCCCGAAGACTTTTGTCATAGATGGTTGACAATGGATGCATACAATGACACCTATGCATTCCATATCAATCCTATTCCTGGCCATAAACTATGGGAGAAGTCACTTTACAACAGACCACAAGCACCCAAATTTAAGAAGATGCCAGGGGCAcctaagaagaaaagaagaaagggagTTGATGAAGGCCCGGTTGGAGGCAAGAAGCAGAAGATCACCAAGATGAAGAGGGTATATAAAGAGGGTTCATGCCGTCATTGTGGTGGCAAGGGTCACGATAAGAGAAATTGTGCTAAGAAGAAGGCAGACGACGAGGCTGCAGCTGTGGCAGCTGCTGCAGCTACTGCTGCTAGTGAAGCTAATACAGGAAATCAGCAACAACCTCTCCCTACTGCACCTGAAGTCCCAGAAGAGGGCAATCCTACTGAGATTGAGGTAGGCATGAGTCAACCAATGGTGtcagaaaatgaaaatgaagaaTCCCACCAGGTAAATCAGCCACAGGCAAGGCCACCAAAACTCCCTCAAAAAAGAAGACAACCTCCACCACCTGCAACAGCTTCGATTCCTCCAGCAGCAACCAGTGCTCCTCCACCAACTGTTTCAAATGCTCTTCCACCAGCCACTGTTCCAATTTCAAATACTCCGCCTATGACAAGTGCTTATATCGATCTAATGGTTGGTGCATCAGCAGCTACAGCTTCAAGGTTGCTTAACGCCATGCGTTTTGTTCCAACTCCGGGGTTCAAACCACCAAGAAATTTCAACAAATGAACATTTTGCTATTTTTCTGTTAGGATATTTTGCTTTTAAACATTGAACTTTATGGTTTCTGAGTTCCATGTGTCAGGGTGTATGTGTTTTGGATTATGGTAGTTAAATACTCTATGTTGTCTTTTGATCGTGTCTAGTTTGACACAGACAACTTTGGAAAACAATTAACAATGTGGGAATGTTATTGTTGAatgtttcaaattttattacACTTCCTTAGCTACTTAAAATAGAATTACACAAATCTATTCATTTCTTCATCATAAGGTACAGCAATTATAACTTTTGTTTTACACAATATTCAACTGGAAATCACTGCTTCCATACTACACAAACAACAATTACAATTACTGTAACAACAATCATCAACAAACAAAATGCTAGTTTTAGAGCCCTAACTTCAGACTCCAAGCTTCCAAGTTTCCAAGAAAATTTCATTCTCCACTCCTCCATTTCAAAGCCAGAATTACCTCTgtcactttcttcttcttcgtcaGCAACTTTGTCAGCCCACATAAAGAGACCACACCACCTCTTGCCAACACTCTGCAACCACATTTCATGCCCATGGAGAAGAAATGTTACAAATTTAATAAGCAACGACGCTAGGTATATTCATTAACAAAAATCACTTACATTGTAGTTAGGACAACCATAAAATGGTCTCCCTGGATTCGCCTCTGTTCCTAACCACTTCAGGACGGGTTGACTACCACACCCACACCTATCTGGAACTCGTTCATGACTACTTCTGGTGGTTCTCCTCCCACAGCTTCTCTCTGATCGTCGGTTACTGGAGCTACTAACATGGTTGCTATTTCCACCTATCATGACCCACTCAAATCAAGCTTAACAATGCCAGGGAAGACGAAGGAgagcagagaagaagaaacagtTTGCTTTCTCGTGATAAATTGGGGATTAGGGTTATAAATGATTTAAGAAACTAAATTGAGTTAACTAAAGATAACTGCCACATCAGATAACTGTTACCTCTCCAACGAGGCCTCTCTCCATACACGTCAGATAACCGTTACCTCTCCAACGAGACCTCTCTCCATACACGTCAGTGCGCCGTTAAGGAATATTCCCCGAAAAATACTTCAGGGACGACCGTGAAACACTTGTGTTAAATTCGGGGATAATATTGAGGGTAGTGCAAGCTTAAGGACTACTTTGAGAGTCGAGTGCAAGTTCAGGGACCACTTTGAAGTTTAACTCTTATTAAGTAATCGAATTTAGGTTTTTCAGTCTTTTTTTATGGTTGGTTTTTAACTTTATATAAAATTGGACACAATCACAAATCCGTGACTAATGCATTATGCATCACAAACACAatctccccccccccccccccccttttttttcaaaacaccAAAACACACAATGGAAACCTAATCAGATTCCTGTGTGTATTGCATATCAAAATGAGAGGAATAGAAAACAAACACAAACATAAAAATAAGTGATATTAAAGTACAGAAAATTAAGAAAGAATGGCCAGATTGAATGTCTTGAGCAACCAAATGGAATAATATTTACATGCTTAATTAAAGCAATCATCTGCTTAATTTCAAGAACATTAACCAGGGGGAATAACAAAGAGGATAAAAGTTTTTTTTCTCAGTAATTTGTTATTGAAGTTAGAAATGTTCCTAGGAGTCTGCAGATGTATCAAAACCTATGCTTCTGCAGTTCTGCTCTAAAACCAAAATATGTTCATGAACACCCTAACATTATAAAGCTTACTACAAATTTCACCATCAGAATCAGTCAAAAATTGCATGTATGCCCCTTTTGCATACATGCAGTTGAAGTTTGTAGTTATTCTTCTTCTTAACTTACCATCTTTTCCTTGAAGTCTGATTTTTTTACATGAACCAAATTCGATGTGTTGAAGAATTTAGACACATGCAGGTCCAAACTTGACTAATTGCAGAATGATTTGGTCCATATGGAACAGCAACTATTTACATCTGCAACTGGAGAGAGAAATTGACTGGTTCTGTTCTAGACCGGAATGTTGTCTAAGGAATATCCGTCGAAGTCAAACTCATTCTCGGCTAGTCCAATGCCTTCCTGTCACCAGAAACACAGAAAAATGTCAATTtgttcataataataataataataataataaaaagcaTAAGCAGGCCTATAAATTCTGTGGGTGCCTTTCAAGACTATTAAGGGAATAAAACTGACTCTAAGTAAGAATGACCTATATTTTCTCCATTGCCACTATATTTTCTGCCTTGAGACACGAAACAGAATCTTAGGGCCTAGAAGAAGGAATGACCAACCTGTTTCAGAAGTGCACTCATAAGATCCTCCTGCCCGTATTGCTCGGGGAAGAAGTTAGTCTGGGAGCTTGCATCAGGAACTCTTTCAGCCTTCACTCTTACCGAATTGTCAACGAGAAGCGGATTCTGGGGCTGACTAATGTTTTGGAGATTACCTTGATCCATGCCTTCACCTATGGAGAACATATCTTTCCCCATTGAAGAAGTAGTATCTCTATTTTGTCCAGTTTGTTGAATAGATGTAAAACCCGGATGGACCAAAACTGATGGTGAGACTGAGACATCAGTGTTACCTTGTACATGATTTGAATGCTGAGTAGCATCATATGTCAGGCCAGCGGTTGTTAAGTCCCAATCTTGGGATTTTTGAGGTTGGAGTTCgttaaaaatatcataattcGGAACAAAGCCACTGGATCCTTTGATTCCTGAGGTAACTTCCTCTTGTAACATTCCTTTTGTTGTGATATTCGATATACCTGGATGGCTTCCAAGAGGGAAACTTCTGACTGACATCTCGTTAGTTTGATTCATGGGGAAATTCAAAAATGAAGAGCTTTGTGGTACTTGATTATAAGCAGCATTTATGTTGCTGGAGCTAGCAATCCCATTTCTGATAACACCGTTGGAAATTCGGTTTGGTACTGTTGGTTGCAGCAATGAAGTTGGAAGCTGGTTAACATGAGAACCATTTTCACCTATCATCTGACCTCTTGGTTGGGATTGACCCATTTGCATCAACAAGGGGCTTCTCTGTGCGACAGAAGCATTGATTCGCATATTCAAGTTCCCAAGGGATTGGGCAGATTGGTGCAGATTGGCAAGCTGCTTTGGCTCCATGTTGGTAGGGATTCCGTGAAGCAAGTTTATTGGTTTATTGGTATTCAAATGCTGCATTTGCCCTTCTCCAAATCTTAATTTCGGGCTTTCGAAACTGAAAAGATTCCGTTGCTCAACTAGAGGCATGGACATAACCGGTTTTGCAGTTGATCTGCCAAGTCCTGCTGCTTGAAGCTTGGCTAGACTTTGTGCTGGGAGCTGGCCAGCGACTGAAAGGGCTTGAAGGTCAATTCCATTGATCGATGTTGACCCAAATGTTGGATCTTGTGGGTTCATGAAGGAATTGTTCAAGTTGTTCTGCTGCTGGGAAACTCCACTCAGCCTCCGAAGATACAATCGGTATTTCTGCACCAAAAACATGAAGAAGGAGTTAGCTGCTTTGAGCAATAGCTTATGCGTGCTAATCGAAGAGACAGAGACAACATTAATTATTTAGCTCTTTGAAAAGGAAATCTAAAACAAAGCGCAGTAGTCGGAGAGATGACGTCAACATTAATTATTTAGGTCTTTGAAAAGGAAATCTAAAACAAAGCGCAGTAGTCGGAGAGATGACGTCAACATTAATTATTTAAGTCTTTGAAAAGGAAATCTAAAACAAAGGGCCGTCGTCGGAGAGATAAAGAAAACATTAATTATTTAGCTCTTTGAAAAGGAAATCTAAAATGACGCGCGGTAGTATCATACCTGAAGGTGGCTAGCAACGTTTTCTCTGGTAAGTCCAGGAACATTCATCAATTCCAGAATCTTTTTCGGAACAGCCTCTGTATATAAATGTCAAATTTAGGAGCATAATACAATGCACTACATTTTAGATAAATCTCCAACAAATCAGGCAAGAAGAAACAACAACTTAATGCTTCGTATATAAGATATTATTCAAGAAAGTATTCCATGAGGTCAATGGGGAAAAAAATCTAATTGAGAGTTTAAAACAATGAGTCACAAGAGGATCTTAATTAAgcactaaaattaatttagcTATCTATCCACAATCTAGAAAGCCTAGATGCAATGATTACAAGGGTTGATTTGTGGCATTCACAACCCCCTCTTATCGCAAACCACCATTGGACTCACCCATTCTGTACCACATTAGATTGGGAGGAATCAAAAAGCAACAACAATGAAAGGAATTTTTTATTGAGACTATAATTGAAGAATACATACTGTCAATTCCAAGTTGATTCACAGCAGCCATAAACTGTTGATGGAGCTCAACAGACCAAACCACGCGCGGCTTCTTCAAAGTGGAACTATCATCCCTCTCATCAGCATCTTCTTCCTCGTCCCTTCTCTTCTTTGAGCTTTTCCCTTCATTTGCCGAGGATGAGTAATCCGCATCATCAGATACCTTTTGCTGCCGATCTCCTTCATCTATGCTTCCCGATTGCTCTGGATCTCTCCAACCAGTCTTTCTCTTCCGAACCACATGCTGCCATATATTCTTCAGAGCCTCGATTCGCACAGGTTTAATTAGGTAATCACAAGCACCATGAGTCACACCCTTCATAACAACATGCTTTCCATCGTCTGCGGACATCACTGTTAACATCAAATACAATTAGTCACTAACTAGATCAATGTGATTCATCCATGAAAGGAATCTAATTGAAAACAATACTTACTTATAACTGGAAGGTCCATCTCCAACCCAATATGCTCCAAAAGCTTAAATCCATCCATGTCAGGCATATGCACATCACTTATAACAATGTCAAATCCATTCTTGTTCCCTCTCAGAAGTTCCAATGCAGCCTCAGCACACTTGCATTTTGTAACTGAAATAGCTCCAATTTCATCAAAACTCAAACAAATGAAGAAAAATCACAAATGAGATAAAAGCAAATCTGGCATCTATTCAAAGTTTATATAGTCAATTCCAAAAAATCTGCAAAAGGTAAACATCTAGCACCTCAATGAGAAAACAAGCAAAGTAAACGAAATCAATcacatagaaaaaaaattaaaaacgaataaataaataaataaacgaAGATGTTAGCAGAAGAATATGAAATTACAGCAGCAACCATAGATAAAGAACAAGTttggattttaaaaaaaaaaaggaaataacATGTGACAAGATGTGATCAGCAACTAGTACCTATATGCACATAAACATTAACAGAAATGAAAGTAAAGTTGCTTTCTTTTTCACAAATTCAAGATGGGAATCATCAAAAACAAGTTGAATAGAGAGAATTCAGCAACTTGGAAAtggaaaaccaaaaaaaaattaaaggaaaatcagaaaagaaaagtgagtaaGCACCTTCATAGAGGCAAGCTTTAAGCATCTTCTCAAGGATCATGAGGCAGGTGGGGTCATCATCCACCACTAGAACCCGGAGACCCGCCGGAAACTGGTCGGAGACAGCATCTCCGGTGGACCTCAGATGTGAACCTGATGAACTAGGCGTTGACATGGTGGATCCCTTGACGTTGCTAAGATTCATAGTTCACAGATCCAAAAAACAAATCAAGGagacaaaaacacaaacacaagGAGGGCATGAAACATAAAACAAAAACCACAACAAAACAGTGACCTCAAAACACTGTTCCTTTCTCACTTCACATAGCTGAGATTGACATAGAAAagttgaaaattaaaaaaaccaaACGAGTTTGAGAAACTTGGTAGAAGGAACAGAGAAAAGGGTTGCCcaaaaaccttttcttttctttttttttaatttttttctcttttggaGCAGATAATAGTATATAATGGAAAAAATATTCGGGTTCTGGGGGTTCTGATTCTGAAGCTGGTGATGCTGTTGTCACTGTTGCACGCTGATGCTGAATTTCGGGCGTAGTTTTATTATTTACTCTAATTAtaccaataataataaattttaattactaaattaatttttttaaaaataaaaaacgatACTCAAATTTTtgagtaaatataaaaaaattatatcatttaaaCTATAATTTGTAGATcgttattaaattaattttaaatttttattttttagacaaATAATTTTTACATCAGATTAACTTGAATTAAAGGATTTTATTTAAagtaacataaaataataatttcgGTATTAGTTgagttaatattattattttttatttaaaaataattttaatatattaattctgtaaaatattttatataattatttaattatatttattttttaaatatttattcatataataatataaaaaataattattgatgttatgtaattaaatatataatattaaaattatttttgtattttactAAATTATTACAGGAAggcaataaaaaaataaatggttggattttgtttaattattttagactctttgaataaaaaattgaaagttGGGACTCACAGTTGTGCTCCTGAAAGAGTGGATCCAGCTCATTTCATTGGATTAACTAACCCCACATGTGACATGCCACATAAACACACCACAACACAACGTCTCATATTCATccaatgatttttttttttttccccttctatttaattttatatacttcgttgaaattttttttttcttttgtcatttttttagtcttcattcttcttttctcttACTTTTCAAAATCAATGTCTAAACTCCAAAATCGTTTCACTAAAggtataaatatatttaatttttatataatacaattaataaaaaggattataatttaataattaaagaatttataaaaatttattacttgaaagaaattaaattcaatttttttagacacaaacataaatactTTCAAATCAAACTATTtagattatttttatatatgagTACAGATGTCCTGCGGTTCATTGTAAATTCAAAATAAAGATGtgaataaaacaaataaaaaatattaaatacattatttccaattctttttattttttatatattaaaaaaatacctaaaacaAAACTCTCATATATGTAGTATATGATGAAATATGACATTTCAAGTTAAAATTATAATTCactatttaataaaaaaaggaaaaagaaaaaagatgaacggagaaatatttctcttttaatgtaataaaaactaaaaaacaaaCCTAATATATTaaatgattgaaaattttttaaatgttgttgaaacattaatatttaataattttaatcgttaattttcattaatatatattataattttttataattaaaattagaatattaatattttaatcatttcaattgttaattttagtttatatattatataattaaaattattgattaaaattattaaaaaagaacATTTAAAATTCTTTCTAAATGATTAAATTCACTTTGAAATATAATTTGAAGTGGACAATAATGTCACaactcaaacaaaagaaaaggtTGTAAGATGGTAAACTCATGTTTAGCGCAGCACACAACCCTGCTGTAATCATTATAATAGATTTTGTATACGATTTTGTTTCATTCTCTAGGATAATGGTTAATCTTCAAAATTTAATGATTGAAAAATATGTACTATagtttttcctttctttctttactATTACTAATTTATTGGTCCTTCTTATTGATTGACCGTTTTAATTTTGGTCAGCTTTTATTTCGTTATTCCATAAATATATAAATGGAGAAAATCTTCTTACTTTATATATAATCATTGATGACAATcagattcaaaattttaaatcaacaattaatttcaattaattgGATCATTTATTTAtactttgaagaaaaaaaataggtttttatttaaataaatatataaaaattattatttatcaaaatgcgcaaaaaaaatcaaaatgtgTATGGTCAAGGTTGAGTTTggtaaaactttttgaaaaagtgtTTGTGCTTTTTAAAAGCACAAGTAtctcattttatttttgataaataaaaaagtccAAGTGCTTGTGCTTGCGaattttaaaagttagaagTGCTTTTAAAAGTATTTAAGAGGGAACTTTTTAAAGTTGACTTGtgcttatcaaaattaaaaaaaaaatctgatataataaatattcaaaattaccattattaattattaacactagattttatttatttttccacaCATATTTTCCGCTATTACATTGCCATTGAAATACTCATGTATTCTTAATTTCTTAATCTAACTTTCACAAATTCTAACacaattttcatatattttttatttttcaacctAATCTTTACAATTTCA
This window contains:
- the LOC130976017 gene encoding two-component response regulator ARR2-like, whose translation is MNLSNVKGSTMSTPSSSGSHLRSTGDAVSDQFPAGLRVLVVDDDPTCLMILEKMLKACLYEVTKCKCAEAALELLRGNKNGFDIVISDVHMPDMDGFKLLEHIGLEMDLPVIMMSADDGKHVVMKGVTHGACDYLIKPVRIEALKNIWQHVVRKRKTGWRDPEQSGSIDEGDRQQKVSDDADYSSSANEGKSSKKRRDEEEDADERDDSSTLKKPRVVWSVELHQQFMAAVNQLGIDKAVPKKILELMNVPGLTRENVASHLQKYRLYLRRLSGVSQQQNNLNNSFMNPQDPTFGSTSINGIDLQALSVAGQLPAQSLAKLQAAGLGRSTAKPVMSMPLVEQRNLFSFESPKLRFGEGQMQHLNTNKPINLLHGIPTNMEPKQLANLHQSAQSLGNLNMRINASVAQRSPLLMQMGQSQPRGQMIGENGSHVNQLPTSLLQPTVPNRISNGVIRNGIASSSNINAAYNQVPQSSSFLNFPMNQTNEMSVRSFPLGSHPGISNITTKGMLQEEVTSGIKGSSGFVPNYDIFNELQPQKSQDWDLTTAGLTYDATQHSNHVQGNTDVSVSPSVLVHPGFTSIQQTGQNRDTTSSMGKDMFSIGEGMDQGNLQNISQPQNPLLVDNSVRVKAERVPDASSQTNFFPEQYGQEDLMSALLKQEGIGLAENEFDFDGYSLDNIPV